DNA sequence from the Amycolatopsis sp. Hca4 genome:
CCGCTGCCGGTCAATCCGCACACCGGCAAGCAGCGGCTCGCCGAAGAAGCCCGGCACGACGTGCCGAACCCGCTGCTCAAGGAGCAGTTCGCCGAGGAGGAAGAGGAGGACGGCGACAACCCCGCGCTGTCCGCGCTCTGCCAGACCTACATCGGCAAGCCGAACCCGTACCGGCCGCTCGTGCCGAACACCGACGTCATCGACGGCGACACGATCGTGCCGACCGGCAGCCAGACCGGTTGCAGCACGGCCCAGAACGAGACCACCATCGCCGTCAACCCGGAGAACCCGCGCAACATCGTCGCCGGGTCCAACGACTACCGGCTGTACAACACGCGCGAGTCCCGCAACGACTCCGGCGGCTTCGCCTACACCTCGTTCGACGGCGGCCGGACCTGGGCGAACGTCCAGCTGCCGCACCTGGACTACCCGACCGGGGCAGCCGCCCCACTGTCCTACATGGACGCTGCCGGCGACCCGGCGATCGCCTTCGGCCCGCACAACACCGTGTACTACGCGACGCTGGTGTTCAGCCGCGCCGCGGTTCCCGACGACCAGCAGCTCGCCAGCGGCATCGCGGTGTCGGTGTCCCACGACGGCGGCCGCAGCTTCGGCGACCCGGCGATCCTGCACCTCGACGGCGTCACCCCGGCGGGCACGCCGACGCCGGCGAACATCTTCAACGACAAGGAGTGGATCGCCGCCGACCCGGTGACCGGCGACGTCTACGTGACCTGGACGCAGTTCACCTACGACGCGACCGGCGCGTTCGTCGAGTCGCCGATCGTGCTGTCCAAGTCCCGCGACTTCGGCCGGACGTGGTCGCCGCTGCGGCGGATTTCGCCGTCGCTGACCGGGTTCCACGGCGGGATCACGCCGTTCGGCAGCGGCTCGAACCCGGTCGTCACCCGCGACGGGACGCTCCAGGTGGCGTACGAGACGTCGGTGTGCGCGACGGCCGCGTGCGACCAGCCCGCCGACCACGACGCGGTCGTCGTGGCGACCTCGCGCGACGGCGGCCGGACGTTCCGGCACACCGAGGTGGCGCTCGACTTCGACTTCCCGGTGGACGAAGACGTCGCCAACAACGCGCTGACCGGCGAGAACTTCCGGATCAACAGCTTCCCGCAGCTGACGTACGACCGCGTCACGGACCACTTGTGGGTGACCTGGGCCGACGACCGCAACGGCACGTACCGCGACGGCGAGTCCGTGAAGACGAACGGCGACGCCTTCCTGAGCGGCTCCGACGGCCGGCACGGCTGGTCCGCGCCGGTGAAGGTCGGCACGGCTGCCGACGAGGTGTTCCCGGCGGTGGCGGCGTTCGGCGGGCGGGTCGCGGTCACGTCGTACACCCGCGCGTACGACCCGAACGGCATCGGGCTGGACTACGCGTACGCGACGGGCTGGGGCGACCGCCTGTCCCCGCTCCGCAGGATCACCACGCAGACGGCGAACCCGCAGGTTCAGTTCGTCTCGACAGGAGCGGAGACGGGCAAGGAGCTCCAGGGCGTGTTCATCGGCGACTACACGGCGGCGGCGGTCGGCGCGGACTTCAAGCTGCACCCGGCCTGGACCGACTTCCGCGGCAACCCGGGCCGGACCCTGCCGAACCAGGACGTCGGGACGCAGACGCTCCCGATGTTCCCGTAGCGGGGTGACCGGGGCGGCCGCCGCGACCAGGGCGGCGGCCGGCCCGGCGTACCCGGAGGGTCGGCTCGCGTACCCGGGGAGTCGGTTCGCGCATCTGGAGGGTCGGCTCGCGTACCCGCGGAGTCGGTTCGCGTGCCTGGAAGGTCGGTTCACGTGCCTGGGGGTCGGGCCGCGTGCCTGGAAGGTCGGTTCGCGTGTTTGGAGGGTCGGTTCGCGGGAACGGGACCCGAACTCGCGTGATTGGGGGCGGGACTCGCGTGATCGGGCCGGGATCTCGCGTGATTGGCGGGGCATCTCGCGTGATTGGGCGGGCATCACTTGCTATTTGGCGTCGGCGTAGGTGTCGACCGCTGCGGTTTGCATCGGGAAGCGGACCGGGCAGGCCGGGCCGAACAGGAGGCGGGCCGCCTCGGAGACCGAGTCCGTGATGGCCGTGGCGACCTCGTCGGCCAGGGCGGCCGGGGTGTGGACGATCACCTCGTCGTGCTGGAAGAAGACCAGGTGGGCCGGGGACGGCAGCCGGGTGCGCAGGGTCGCCAGCATCACCGCCGTCATGTCGGCCGCGCTCGCCTGGACCACGAAGTTGCGCGTGAACCGGCCCCAGCCCCGCGACGCCCGGCGCGCCTTCAGCTCCGCCG
Encoded proteins:
- a CDS encoding sialidase family protein, whose translation is MLAPAAHAATGGSPLPVNPHTGKQRLAEEARHDVPNPLLKEQFAEEEEEDGDNPALSALCQTYIGKPNPYRPLVPNTDVIDGDTIVPTGSQTGCSTAQNETTIAVNPENPRNIVAGSNDYRLYNTRESRNDSGGFAYTSFDGGRTWANVQLPHLDYPTGAAAPLSYMDAAGDPAIAFGPHNTVYYATLVFSRAAVPDDQQLASGIAVSVSHDGGRSFGDPAILHLDGVTPAGTPTPANIFNDKEWIAADPVTGDVYVTWTQFTYDATGAFVESPIVLSKSRDFGRTWSPLRRISPSLTGFHGGITPFGSGSNPVVTRDGTLQVAYETSVCATAACDQPADHDAVVVATSRDGGRTFRHTEVALDFDFPVDEDVANNALTGENFRINSFPQLTYDRVTDHLWVTWADDRNGTYRDGESVKTNGDAFLSGSDGRHGWSAPVKVGTAADEVFPAVAAFGGRVAVTSYTRAYDPNGIGLDYAYATGWGDRLSPLRRITTQTANPQVQFVSTGAETGKELQGVFIGDYTAAAVGADFKLHPAWTDFRGNPGRTLPNQDVGTQTLPMFP